The Anaerolineae bacterium DNA segment ATGTCTTGCACGTCTTGTGAAGCGGTCTAACTTCCCTCCACCTGCCATCTCTGAACTACTCCGGTTTTCTTCCATTATCATTCCCTCATCGTTTAGAAAGCCCGGGCCTCAAGAGCCGGCCATTTGGCTCCCAAGGCAGTCACATATTCTTCGTAGACTGGCGGTCCCGAGGACCATCCTCAGCCCCTTCATAAAACAAAGGGGCAACCCGGAACCTATCCTGGCCGCCCCTGTCAATCACCGGCGCATCACGTTTCCGCTCATTGGCCGTTTCGAGCAGGGGCCGGCTGGCCTGGTTCCATCATCGAGCACTGCACACGCACCAAAACCGATCCTCAACGCCTGCTTCCCGCATGGCCATGCGCCCACTCGATACAGCCCGAACGGCCCCCTGACCCAACTAGGTGTCCTCAGCCTGCTGTTGCTCCTCCTTCAGGCTGTATTCGAGTTCCTGGCGCCAGTCAAAGTCCTCCTCCAGTTCCTCCCGAGCCTGCTTCAGGCTCAACCCAATGCGCCGTTGCTGCGGGTCAATCCGCACGATCTTCACCGGCACCACGTCGCCCTCTTTGACGACTTCCCTGGGATGATTCACCCGCCCGTCAGATAACTCCGAAATGTGAATCAATCCTTCCAGACAATCCGCAATCCGTGCAAACGCACCGAACGGCATCACCTTGGTAATGGTCCCCTGGACGATCTGCCCCACACATAAAGACGCTATAGCCTTCTCCCAGGGTTCCGTTTGCAGTTGTCGGATGCTCAGCCCGATGCGCTGACGCTCGTAATCCACCTCCAAGACGTAGACCTCGACCTCCTGGCCTACTTGCACGACCTCGCTGGGATGATTCACCCGCTCCCAGGACAGCTCCGATAGGTGAATCAGCCCGTCGGCGCCGCCGAGGTCTACAAATGCTCCGAAATCGCAGATGCTGGTCACGACGCCGCGGCGGACCTCACCAACCTGAAGCTGTTCGATGAGCTTCTGCTTGGCGGCCTGCCGGCATTCCCGCAGTGCCGCCTTCTCCGATAATATCAACCGGTTGCGGCTGCGGTCCACCTCGATGACCTTCAGCTTGAGCGTCTTGCCCACCAGGCACCGCCAGCGGTTCTCATCATCGGTGTGTCGGCCTCTCTCGGAACCGCTGGTTTCCCCCGAGACGATCTGGGAGGCCGGCAGAAACCCCCGCAACCGACCGACCGGGACGATCACTCCGCCGCGGTTACAATCCACCACCCGGCCGTCAAAGATGGTCTCGGAGCGCATCAGCTCCTCGGCTTTGCGCCAATCGTAAAAACTGCGGGCCCGCCGGATGGAGAGAACCACATTGCCATCCATATCCTCTGGCTTCACCACGTAGACAGGGATGCGATCCCCGACCCGCAGTTCCGCCAGCTCCTCCGGCGACATTCGCTCCAGCTCCCTGCTGGGCACTACGCCGTCGGCCTTACAGCCGATATCCACCAGGATTTCCGTGGGCGATATCGCGACGATGGTACCCTCGACAATATCGCCGCGTTCAACCTCGACAACCTCGTCGAAACTCCGCAGCCATTCCTCGAGAGGATTGCCGGCCGCCATGGCCCCGGCGCGCGCGTCGCTGTCGCAGGGCGCTGAAGTCCGTTCTGCTTGCATAGCCCGCTCTTCGCTCCTCCTTCCGCCTTCACCTCTATTATACCCTGTTTTTGCGCAAAACGCAACCTTTGTTTTACTCTCCCATACCCATCTGCTGGCGGAACCACAGCACGGTGCGCGCCAGCCCCTCATGAAAGCCTACCTTTGGCTCATAGCCCAGGAGGGCGCGGGCCTTAGAAATGTCCGCGGCCGAGTGGCGGATATCCCCCGGCCGCGGCGGGGCAAAGATCGGCTCCACCTCGGCGCCGGTCAATTCCCGCAGAGTATGGAACAGGTCCAGCACAGTGTTCGGCCGGCCGGTGGCAATATTCAGTACCTGGCCCGGCGCATGCCTGGCGCGGCAGGCGCGCAGATTCGCATCCACCACATTGCTGACGTAGCAGAAATCGCGCGACTGCTGACCGTCGCCGAAAATGGTGGGGGGTTGGCCGCGCAGGAGCGCCGTGATAAACCGCGGAATGACAGCCGCGTACGGGGAATCCGGGTTCTGACGCGGGCCGAAGACATTAAAGTAGCGCAAGATCACGGTGGGCAGGCCGTAAGTATGATAAAACGCCAGGCAGTACATCTCGCCGGCGGCCTTGGAGGCGCCGTACGGCGAGATGGGCGCCGGCAGCATCGTCTCCACCTTTGCCGCCCCCTCCTGCTCCCCATATACCGACGACGAGGAGGCGAAGACGAACCGCTTGACGCCGGCCTCACGCGCCGCCACCAGCAAATGCAGGGTTCCCCGCACGTTCGCCATGTCCGTGTCCAGCGGCCGCTCGATGG contains these protein-coding regions:
- a CDS encoding SDR family oxidoreductase, producing the protein MATYLVTGGAGFIGSHIVHALVEQGKQVRVLDNLSTGNLSNIQDVLDQITFIKGDITDLSTVREAVQGVDYVLHQAALPSVPLSIERPLDTDMANVRGTLHLLVAAREAGVKRFVFASSSSVYGEQEGAAKVETMLPAPISPYGASKAAGEMYCLAFYHTYGLPTVILRYFNVFGPRQNPDSPYAAVIPRFITALLRGQPPTIFGDGQQSRDFCYVSNVVDANLRACRARHAPGQVLNIATGRPNTVLDLFHTLRELTGAEVEPIFAPPRPGDIRHSAADISKARALLGYEPKVGFHEGLARTVLWFRQQMGMGE
- a CDS encoding S1 RNA-binding domain-containing protein, encoding MQAERTSAPCDSDARAGAMAAGNPLEEWLRSFDEVVEVERGDIVEGTIVAISPTEILVDIGCKADGVVPSRELERMSPEELAELRVGDRIPVYVVKPEDMDGNVVLSIRRARSFYDWRKAEELMRSETIFDGRVVDCNRGGVIVPVGRLRGFLPASQIVSGETSGSERGRHTDDENRWRCLVGKTLKLKVIEVDRSRNRLILSEKAALRECRQAAKQKLIEQLQVGEVRRGVVTSICDFGAFVDLGGADGLIHLSELSWERVNHPSEVVQVGQEVEVYVLEVDYERQRIGLSIRQLQTEPWEKAIASLCVGQIVQGTITKVMPFGAFARIADCLEGLIHISELSDGRVNHPREVVKEGDVVPVKIVRIDPQQRRIGLSLKQAREELEEDFDWRQELEYSLKEEQQQAEDT